The proteins below come from a single Chitinophaga pinensis DSM 2588 genomic window:
- a CDS encoding proline iminopeptidase-family hydrolase, with protein sequence MMYLKKPFALVASILSLMLLANCSVPAQKDDKARYLITDTTTLQTGGVKMIPIKTPKGVFNVWTKRIGNNPKVKVLLLAGGPGFPHDYLEAFESYFPGEGIEFYYYDELGNGNSDKPGDSSRYNVASAVDEVEQVRQALKLDSSNFYLFGHSWGGALGMEYAIKYQNNLKALIVSNMVASGKEFNRYVQQVLVKQLPPAILDTINDLSARNDYSNPKYSELVTRHFYARFICRLPLDQWPEPLNRAFSKVNTPYYLTLQGPSELGIIGSLQTWDISARLKEIAVPALFIGAGYDEMDPEHIKWMSQQVPHGQFLYCANGSHLSMYDQQPFYMNGIIRFIKEVNNSSAN encoded by the coding sequence ATGATGTATTTAAAAAAACCGTTCGCATTAGTCGCATCCATATTATCGCTGATGCTGCTTGCTAACTGTTCCGTGCCAGCACAAAAAGACGATAAGGCCAGATACCTTATTACAGACACAACGACCCTGCAGACAGGAGGCGTTAAGATGATACCCATAAAGACACCTAAAGGCGTTTTCAACGTGTGGACAAAGCGCATTGGCAATAATCCCAAAGTGAAGGTGCTGCTGTTAGCCGGGGGACCAGGCTTCCCTCACGACTACCTGGAAGCGTTTGAAAGTTACTTCCCCGGAGAAGGAATAGAATTTTATTACTACGATGAACTTGGTAATGGTAACAGTGATAAACCAGGTGACAGCAGCCGTTACAACGTAGCAAGCGCTGTGGATGAAGTGGAGCAGGTACGCCAGGCATTAAAACTTGACAGCTCCAATTTTTACCTGTTCGGACACTCCTGGGGAGGCGCACTGGGTATGGAATATGCAATCAAATACCAGAACAACCTGAAGGCCCTGATCGTCTCTAACATGGTAGCAAGCGGCAAAGAATTCAACCGCTATGTCCAGCAGGTACTGGTAAAACAGTTGCCACCCGCCATACTGGACACTATAAATGATTTGTCAGCCAGGAACGATTATAGCAACCCCAAATATTCCGAACTTGTAACCAGGCATTTCTATGCCCGCTTTATTTGCCGGCTGCCATTGGACCAATGGCCAGAACCACTTAACAGAGCGTTTAGTAAAGTGAATACCCCTTATTATCTGACATTACAAGGACCTAGTGAACTTGGCATCATTGGCAGTTTACAAACCTGGGATATAAGCGCCAGGTTGAAAGAAATTGCCGTACCTGCATTATTTATCGGCGCCGGATATGATGAAATGGACCCTGAACATATTAAATGGATGAGCCAGCAGGTACCCCATGGGCAGTTTTTGTACTGCGCCAATGGCAGTCACCTGAGTATGTACGACCAGCAACCATTTTATATGAACGGGATCATACGATTCATAAAAGAGGTAAATAATAGCTCGGCAAACTAA
- a CDS encoding DMT family transporter — protein MKIAWLFVVFLCGAILPLQGGLNAKLSRSISSPIYASMICFIVGALAMAVYVPFTKETFSWQLLKGSDIKAVLGGGLIGAVFITASMMALPRLGMALTFGLIVAGQVIISVLLDHFNILVAEQHPVNIWRGLGMLLIIAGVAVVEKF, from the coding sequence ATGAAAATAGCCTGGCTTTTTGTGGTCTTTTTATGCGGTGCGATATTGCCTTTACAGGGAGGACTTAATGCAAAACTGTCTAGATCAATAAGTAGTCCCATTTATGCTTCCATGATCTGTTTTATCGTTGGAGCGCTCGCGATGGCCGTTTATGTTCCCTTTACAAAAGAAACATTTTCCTGGCAACTGCTAAAGGGAAGTGATATTAAGGCTGTGTTAGGTGGTGGTTTAATTGGTGCTGTGTTCATTACAGCAAGTATGATGGCGCTGCCAAGGTTAGGCATGGCACTTACCTTTGGACTTATTGTAGCCGGCCAGGTGATCATTTCAGTATTACTTGATCACTTTAATATCCTGGTTGCGGAGCAGCATCCTGTTAATATCTGGCGGGGCCTCGGTATGCTGTTGATCATTGCGGGAGTGGCTGTAGTAGAGAAATTTTAG
- a CDS encoding Crp/Fnr family transcriptional regulator: MKKKTTLLSGNDIHPPISCTPFLEYLSKDIVLDDATKKLVEENCRLVKYGEGKRLLETGHICQYIYFIIEGKCVSYFTDFKGKTITWFFHFNSAESSAKNVFAVDYRSFLSREPSTLTIDTLVPITAIRFSADALETLISESPAIERWLRLLTEKAFIQVYDRINTLLTLPAPDRYKKFLQEEPYLLNMFSNYLVATYLNVTPQSFSRIRKRLSRD, translated from the coding sequence ATGAAAAAAAAGACGACTCTTCTCTCAGGCAATGATATTCATCCGCCAATATCTTGTACTCCCTTCCTGGAGTACCTGTCAAAAGATATTGTGCTTGACGATGCAACAAAAAAACTGGTAGAAGAAAACTGTAGATTAGTGAAATATGGAGAAGGAAAGAGACTGCTGGAAACTGGTCATATCTGTCAATATATCTACTTTATCATTGAAGGAAAATGTGTTTCCTACTTTACCGATTTTAAAGGAAAAACAATTACCTGGTTTTTTCACTTCAACAGTGCGGAAAGCAGTGCAAAGAACGTTTTTGCCGTAGACTACAGAAGTTTTCTTTCCCGCGAACCATCTACGCTCACCATTGATACCCTGGTTCCTATAACTGCGATTCGATTTTCTGCAGACGCATTAGAAACGCTGATTAGCGAATCACCCGCTATTGAACGCTGGCTACGTCTGCTGACAGAAAAGGCTTTCATACAGGTCTATGACCGTATTAACACCTTACTTACTTTGCCTGCGCCTGATCGTTACAAGAAATTTCTTCAGGAAGAACCTTACCTGTTAAATATGTTTTCGAATTACCTGGTCGCCACTTATCTGAATGTAACACCGCAATCATTCAGCCGTATCAGAAAGCGACTCAGCCGTGATTAA